A segment of the Panacibacter ginsenosidivorans genome:
CAATGCCTTGTTGCAATCATCAGTATGAATTGCTAAAAGTAAATGATGCACACCAGCAGGCAGTTGCAGACATTTCCATCAAAGCACCAGAGATCAATCTTCATACTTTCGATAATCTTATGGCGCGGCTTACACTTTCGCAAATACAGCGTGAAGTAAATGTTGCACATGCGCCACCTTTATTATCTCCTCCTGATATTTATATTCAGAACTGCGTTTTCAGAATCTGATCTTACTTAATGTAGTTAGTTCTTTATGAACCCAGCTACAGTTCATCCATTAGACTTTCCTTGCGTCGCACTCTTGTACTGCTGAATAGTTTTCAGCAATCAGTAGTCAGGCTTCAGCAAAATATGTTTAGTTTTTACTGAATACTGATACACGATAGCTGATAACTGGTCCAAATGTACAAGTGAGTGACACAACGAAGCTAAATAGTTATTCAAAAGTTAAGTACCAAAAATTCTTAAACATAATTTCAATTTCATTTTATGAAAGCAAAATATTTCATGCTTGCTCTTTTGTTTGCAGGCTTTTCATTTGTTTCATTTGCAAAATCAAATACAGATACCATTAAAGTTGCCGGCAATTGCGGGATGTGCAAAGGCCATATAGAAAAGGCAGCTAAAGATGCAGGCGCTACATCTGCGGTTTGGGATAAGGAAAGCAAGATACTTGTAGTTGAATACGATGCTGCTAAAACAAGCAACATGGATATTCAGAAAAAAGTTGCCGCCGCAGGCTACGATACACAGGATGTAAAAGCGTCTGATAAATCTTACAATAAATTAGATAAATGCTGCCAGTACGAAAGACCTAATGCAACAATGAATATGAAAGCAAGTTGCTGCAAGGATATGGAAAATTGTAGTAAAGATGGTTGTTGCAAAAGCGATATGAGTTGCTGTAAAAAAGATGCGGAAGCTGATTGCTGCAAAGACGGTAAATGCAAGACAATGTAGATGAATTTAAAATATAATTCCGGGGTTGACAGTACCCCGGAATTTCAAATAATGATGAAATATGAAAAAGCTAGTGACAGCATTCGTATTATTGATAGCTTCTTTAATAACCAATGCACAAATAACAAAAGCAAAACTGGTAGCAAGCGGTTTAACCTGTTCTATGTGTTCTAAAGCAATTTATGAAGCATTGCAGAAGGTAAATACTATAGAAAATGTAAAGGCAAACATCAAAGAATCGAGTTACAATATTGTGTTCAAAAAAGATGTAACTGTTTCTCCTGATGATGTAAAAAAAGCTGTTGAAGATGCAGGTTTTTCCGTTGCCAAACTGCAGGTTACTGTTAGTTTCGATAACGTGGAAATAAAGAATGACGGGCATGTAAAAGTAGGCGGCATAAACCTGCACTTCCTTAACGTGCAACCACAAACATTGAATGGTGAAAAAGTATTGACCGTTCTTGATAAGAATTTTGAATCAGCAAAGGACTTTAAAAAATATGCGGGATATACTACTATGAAATGCTTTGCAACAGGTGTTATGGAAAGTTGCTGCAGTGATAGTGGTAAAGCAGGCGAACGTATTTATCATGTAACAATTTAGTGAATGCGGCGTGGTTAGGTTACTATTAAGCACTCACTAATAAATTTCAATTTTATAAAAATGAAAAAAGCAGTTTCTGTATTTTCTTTTCTTTTGTTTGCAATGGTGGCATTTTCACAAGATATTTCGACGGGAAGCCAGGCAGCAGAAATAAATCTTCCTGATCTAAAAGGTAAGAAAATAAGTCTTAGTTCTTTAAAAGGAAAAGTGGTACTGATCGACTTTTGGGCAAGCTGGTGTG
Coding sequences within it:
- a CDS encoding HYC_CC_PP family protein produces the protein MKKTVALILAFMYLGLTSGLAVNIHYCMGKIAEVQLDNYQEKSCKCESKTPMPCCNHQYELLKVNDAHQQAVADISIKAPEINLHTFDNLMARLTLSQIQREVNVAHAPPLLSPPDIYIQNCVFRI
- a CDS encoding heavy-metal-associated domain-containing protein, giving the protein MKAKYFMLALLFAGFSFVSFAKSNTDTIKVAGNCGMCKGHIEKAAKDAGATSAVWDKESKILVVEYDAAKTSNMDIQKKVAAAGYDTQDVKASDKSYNKLDKCCQYERPNATMNMKASCCKDMENCSKDGCCKSDMSCCKKDAEADCCKDGKCKTM
- a CDS encoding heavy-metal-associated domain-containing protein, producing the protein MKKLVTAFVLLIASLITNAQITKAKLVASGLTCSMCSKAIYEALQKVNTIENVKANIKESSYNIVFKKDVTVSPDDVKKAVEDAGFSVAKLQVTVSFDNVEIKNDGHVKVGGINLHFLNVQPQTLNGEKVLTVLDKNFESAKDFKKYAGYTTMKCFATGVMESCCSDSGKAGERIYHVTI